One genomic segment of Mytilus galloprovincialis chromosome 5, xbMytGall1.hap1.1, whole genome shotgun sequence includes these proteins:
- the LOC143076438 gene encoding uncharacterized protein LOC143076438: MYLSLSLILSVLGLALADDVWNFGDWDDDYSYTGYQPTGFLQGASQSIRRYPTYRRYRGSLGGSTGVRGGSLGGSSGFRGNLGSTGISYNTGYSRNKGYGSSGTSYSGSRGYGSYGNNYGSGMITTGSLGTSIRPLGRSRYHSKSSSIIQPRGSIGNNFRIRSLNDDDDDFDDINIGVLGPSVARGRSGSRSVRPTIVRPTVVRPTIKNYPRKSAIRPIINNIASPINIRRSFDNDEDDINRGVLGPAVVRNGGSRASVRPIAKKTYHRKLASVRTTGSAGVATSPLRTSFDDNNDDFDDVNGILGFSSAGRPSGIARKISPRRGTIGGSAIGIQPRFGNDGDDFDRDIQDDFNGDFNDDFNGDFNDDFNRGIIGASVNRNSGILGASGNRNSGIIGASGNRNGGILGASVKRAGPTSTGSIRGSLGPAINRGGHSSHSKSSNYHSSPHQNIHVTHVHRYQPDYDEDNFGSAPVFNSRPVLGGGYAGYATQYPQYGSYGYSTGNSYSNGGGFGTGNFGGGFRGRFRGSGGGSGGRGGSGGSGSGGGDSDDFDFDDDENGSSGGSGSGGGFGSGFNNLGGIGGVAGRFVGGGFGSVGGIGSMGGSQGRYYGYGVYPNSRNINHNTNYKNSYGKSY; this comes from the exons ATGTATCTGTCTCTATCATTGATACTCAGTGTTCTGGGATTGGCTCTAGCAGACGACGTTT ggAACTTTGGTGACTGGGATGATGATTACTCCTACACCGGATATCAACCAACTGGTTTCCTGCAGGGAGCTAGCCAGAGTATCAGGAGATATCCAACTTACCGGAGATACAGGGGAAGTCTCGGGGGATCAACGGGAGTTCGAGGAGGAAGTCTAGGAGGATCGTCAGGCTTTCGAGGAAATC ttggaTCCACCGGAATCTCATACAATACTGGGTATAGTAGAAATAAAGGATACGGCTCTTCAGGTACAAGTTATAGCGGAAGTCGAGGTTATGGCTCCTATGGTAACAACTATGGCAGTGGAATGATAACGACTGGATCCTTAGGTACATCGATAAGACCATTAGGGAGGTCGAGGTATCATTCGAAAAGTTCCTCCATTATTCAACCAAGAGGCAGTATTGGAAACAATTTTAGAATTAGGTCACttaatgacgacgacgacgatttTGATGATATCAACATTGGAGTTCTAGGTCCTTCTGTTGCTAGGGGAAGATCCGGAAGTCGATCTGTTCGACCAACAATTGTTCGACCAACAGTTGTTCGACCAACAATTAAGAATTATCCAAGAAAATCTGCTATTAGACCTATAATAAACAATATTGCGTCACCGATCAATATTAGAAGGTCATTTGATAACGATGAAGATGATATAAACAGAGGAGTTCTTGGGCCTGCTGTCGTAAGAAACGGAGGTAGTAGAGCTTCCGTACGGCCAATAGCCAAAAAAACTTATCACCGGAAACTAGCCTCTGTCCGAACCACTGGTAGTGCGGGAGTGGCTACATCTCCTTTAAGAACATCTTTTGACGACAATAACGATGACTTTGATGACGTAAATGGTATTTTAGGCTTCAGTTCTGCAGGTCGACCTTCTGGTATAGCAAGAAAAATATCTCCAAGACGGGGCACCATTGGTGGATCAGCTATTGGAATACAACCAAGGTTTGGTAATGATGGAGATGACTTTGATAGAGATATACAAGACGATTTCAATGGGGATTTCAATGATGACTTCAATGGGGATTTCAATGATGACTTCAATAGGGGGATAATTGGGGCGTCTGTAAATCGAAATAGTGGAATACTTGGGGCGTCTGGAAATAGAAATAGTGGAATTATTGGTGCATCTGGAAATAGAAATGGCGGAATACTTGGGGCATCTGTAAAGAGAGCGGGACCGACTTCAACTGGATCAATTAGAGGTAGTCTTGGACCTGCTATAAACAGGGGTGGACATTCATCGCATTCTAAATCTTCTAACTACCACAGTAGTCCACACCAGAATATACATGTAACGCATGTGCATAGGTATCAACCGGACTACGATGAGGATAACTTTGGCAGTGCACCAGTATTTAACAGTAGACCAGTCCTCGGTGGTGGATATGCTGGATATGCTACACAGTACCCCCAATATGGGTCATATGGTTATAGTACCGGTAACAGCTATTCCAACGGAGGTGGATTTGGAACTGGAAACTTTGGTGGTGGATTTAGGGGTCGCTTCCGAGGATCTGGCGGAGGAAGTGGGGGACGTGGCGGTTCTGGCGGTTCAGGTTCCGGTGGTGGAGACAGtgatgattttgattttgatgatGACGAAAATG GATCTAGCGGTGGTTCTGGCAGTGGAGGTGGATTCGGCAGTGGATTTAATAATCTCGGTGGCATTGGTGGTGTAGCAGGACGATTTGTCGGTGGTGGCTTTGGATCAGTTGGTGGCATTGGTAGTATGGGTGGCTCCCAAGGCCGCTACTACGGATATGGAGTATATCCTAACAGTAGAAATATTAACCACAATACTAACTATAAGAATAGTTATGGAA